A single region of the Anopheles funestus chromosome X, idAnoFuneDA-416_04, whole genome shotgun sequence genome encodes:
- the LOC125761397 gene encoding NADH dehydrogenase [ubiquinone] 1 beta subcomplex subunit 1, which translates to MFGITRQYLWSVVPMFGFGIGWFLDCKETERMTMFRDKSALYGRTLKEGEKPSWP; encoded by the coding sequence ATGTTCGGAATAACGCGTCAGTATCTGTGGAGTGTGGTGCCGATGTTTGGGTTCGGCATTGGCTGGTTCCTGGACTGCAAGGAAACGGAACGGATGACGATGTTCCGTGACAAGAGTGCACTCTACGGACGCACACTGAAGGAGGGTGAAAAACCATCGTGGCCTTAA
- the LOC125761234 gene encoding glutathione hydrolase 1 proenzyme-like isoform X3 has product MINRRTLVVYFHVPLVAVLLYWFRPYLYEAGIGLQQTAPHHGTSDALVPPDPGHTDLSVKLSYTTLHMYETAAICSDSDICSNIGRDLLKRNGSAVDATIGTMFCAGLTNLQSMGLGGGFVMNIYRREERRAYTLDAREIAAGKATEDMHLHDPSTTNEGPLSVAVPGELKGYWEAHQRFGQLAWSEVLRPTQELCRAGIPISKHMQDSLSFNSKALTDERIRDLFTDPATGRRKLQGDYIRPTKLCDTLDRIALEGGNTLYQGTLADDFAADLHDMGSIITMDDLRSYSVRWNESIPIDLDGDTMYVVPPPASGVLLAFIMNILKGYHFQPDDARSIEHAIRTVHRIVEAFKFAYGKRTEIGDPRFVDVAELTSNLTSVEYAEAIRNRIEDALTRSEPADYDGFFFTPNNDGTAHVSVLAPSGDAVSVTSSVNFYFGAGLMGQRTGIIVNSGMDDFSSPGLRNYFGLPGSKANFIRPHKRALSSMSPTIVTDPEHNVKLVIGAAGGTKITTAVALTIMRVLWFGYDIKEAIDAPRFHHQLIPMAVQYEYGNLDLIVKGWRGKGHQTTRYRERGSIICAIAQNASGVYANADYRKGGDVAGF; this is encoded by the exons ATGATCAACCG CCGTACACTAGTAGTATACTTCCATGTACCGCTCGTAGCGGTTCTGCTGTACTGGTTCCGGCCGTATCTGTACGAAGCTGGCATCGGTTTGCAACAAACTGCACCACATCATGGAACGTCCGACGCACTTGTACCGCCGGATCCGGGCCACACCGATCTGTCGGTAAAGCTGTCCTACACCACACTGCACATGTATGAAACGGCGGCCATCTGCTCAGATTCGGACATTTGCAGTAACATTGGTCG agATCTGTTAAAACGGAATGGTTCGGCAGTTGATGCCACCATCGGTACCATGTTCTGTGCCGGGCTTACCAACTTGCAATCGATGGGCTTGGGCGGTGGGTTCGTGATGAACATTTACCGGCGCGAGGAACGTCGTGCCTACACGCTTGATGCGCGGGAAATTGCAGCCGGCAAGGCAACGGAAGATATGCATCTGCACGATCCAAGCACCACAAACGAAGGTCCACTGTCGGTGGCTGTGCCTGGTGAGCTGAAAGGTTACTGGGAGGCCCATCAACGTTTCGGACAACTTGCCTGGAGCGAAGTGTTACGTCCAACGCAAGAGCTCTGCCGCGCCGGTATTCCAATCTCCAAGCACATGCAAGATTCACTATCTTTCAACTCCAAAGCGCTTACCGACGAGCGGATCAG AGACCTTTTTACAGACCCAGCAACTGGTCGTCGAAAGCTGCAGGGAGACTACATACGGCCAACGAAACTGTGTGACACACTCGATAGAATCGCGTTGGAGGGCGGCAACACACTGTATCAGGGCACGCTAGCGGACGACTTTGCTGCGGATCTTCACGATATGGGCAGCATCATAACTATGGATGATTTGCGGAGCTACAG TGTCCGCTGGAATGAGTCCATTCCGATCGATCTGGACGGGGACACAATGTACGTGGTGCCACCACCGGCAAGTGGTGTCCTGCTGGCATTCATCATGAACATCCTCAAAGGTTATCACTTCCAGCCGGACGATGCACGCAGCATCGAACATGCCATACGTACGGTTCATCGTATCGTGGAGGCATTCAAGTTTGCGTACGGCAAACGAACAGAAATCGGTGACCCACGATTCGTCGATGTGGCTGAG CTTACGTCTAATCTCACCTCAGTGGAGTACGCAGAAGCTATCAGGAACCGTATAGAAGACGCACTAACACGGTCCGAACCGGCAGACTACGATGGTTTCTTCTTCACACCGAACAATGATGGTACCGCACATGTATCAGTGCTAG CACCTTCTGGAGATGCAGTATCCGTGACGAGTTCAGTGAACTTTTA CTTTGGAGCGGGCTTGATGGGGCAGCGTACCGGCATCATTGTAAACAGCGGTATGGACGACTTTTCGTCGCCTGGTTTGCGTAATTACTTCGGACTTCCCGGCTCAAAAGCGAACTTCATACGGCCCCACAAGCGAGCACTTTCATCCATGTCACCTACGATCGTAACGGATCCGGAACATAACGTTAAGCTGGTGATTGGAGCTGCCGGTGGAACCAAAATCACCACTGCCGTTGCACTG ACGATAATGCGTGTGCTATGGTTTGGGTATGATATCAAGGAAGCGATCGATGCGCCGAGGTTTCATCATCAGCTAATACCAATGGCAGTACAATACGAGTACGGCAATCTGGAT CTGATTGTTAAAGGATGGCGAGGTAAAGGACATCAAACGACGCGTTACCGAGAGCGTGGTTCTATCATTTGTGCAATCGCCCAGAATGCATCCGGGGTATATGCCAACGCTGACTACCGGAAGGGTGGTGACGTGGCAGGATTCTAA
- the LOC125761357 gene encoding syntaxin-16, with protein MSHRNLTELFHMLRNNAVHNRNVGYENHSDNENLLEPAGKSSEQPRWIGKYDEANYLLFKIQERINEVKKLQTAEVRSVLSDENNTSSSTTESYMMEIKQLICRCHDNINSLRRMDNGLEEILLKNIQKHCLIMLQGLTEQYRLLQAHKTARTLKANEPGLSGVGPSGIGGSSSSSSNSTIIRNTSSNPVDTFDNFLQMESDGRGAGAGASFDDDGDDQQLLDDFFQLPATGLTINQKQIMLIQADNTKLLKSREDEVLRMTNSITDLNVIFKDISKLIQEQGTILDRIDYNIESAQVRVSDGLRQLQKSESYQRKNRKMHCIMLLAFAIMFMIILIIFTKL; from the exons ATGTCTCATCGTAATTTAACCGAATTGTTTCATATGCTACGAAACAATGCTGTGCATAACCGGAACGTTGGTTATGAAAAT CACTCGGACAACGAAAATCTGCTTGAGCCAGCGGGAAAATCGAGCGAACAACCACGATGGATTGGAAAGTACGATGAAGCGAACTATTTGCTGTTCAA GATTCAGGAACGTATCAACGAGgtaaaaaagcttcaaacggCAGAAGTTCGGTCGGTTCTGAGTGATGAAAATAACACCAGTAGCAGCACG ACTGAAAGCTACatgatggaaataaaacagcTCATTTGTAGGTGTCACGACAATATCAACTCTTTACGCCGAATGGATAATG GGCTGGAGGAAATTCTGTTAAAAAACATTCAGAAGCACTGTTTGATAATGTTACAGGGCTTGACGGAGCAGTACCGGCTGCTGCAGGCACACAAAACAGCTCGCACTTTGAAAGCAAACGAGCCGGGTCTGTCTGGTGTCGGTCCGAGTGGTATAGggggaagcagcagcagcagcagtaacagcACGATTATTCGTAACACATCATCCAATCCGGTCGACACGTTCGATAACTTTCTGCAGATGGAATCGGATGGGCGCGGTGCCGGCGCTGGTGCCAGCTTCGACGACGACGGGGACGATCAGCAGCTGTTGGACGATTTCTTTCAGCTGCCCGCCACCGGTCTCACCATCAACCAGAAGCAGATCATGCTGATACAGGCGGACAACACGAAGCTGCTGAAGAGCCGGGAGGACGAGGTGTTGCGCATGACGAATTCGATAACCGACCTGAACGTCATCTTTAAGGACATCTCGAAGTTAATACAGGAGCAGGGTACGATACTGGACCGGATCGACTACAACATCGAATCGGCACAGGTGCGCGTCAGTGACGGGCTGCGCCAGCTGCAAAAGTCCGAATCGTACCAGCGCAAAAACCGAAAGATGCATTGCATAATGCTGCTAGCGTTCGCAATTATGTTTATGATAATATTAATCATCTTTACCAAGCTGTAA
- the LOC125761381 gene encoding cytochrome c oxidase subunit 6A, mitochondrial: MSLVSHILRRSISQSIARNAQVGGPSAVAGHEAGGYKVWKKLSFFVAMPAVGLCMLNAYLKHQEEHGHPQPEFVKYEHLRIRNKRFPWGEGNKSLFHNPHTNALPDGYEH, encoded by the exons ATGTCGCTGGTTTCGCACATTCTGCGCCGTTCCATCTCGCAATCAATCGCCCGCAATGCCCAGGTCGGTGGACCATCTGCCGTGGCCGGCCATGAAG CCGGTGGCTACAAGGTGTGGAAGAAGCTGTCGTTCTTTGTGGCCATGCCCGCCGTCGGTCTGTGCATGCTGAACGCTTACCTGAAGCACCAGGAGGAACACGGCCACCCGCAGCCGGAGTTCGTCAAGTACGAGCACCTGCGCATCCGCAACAAGCGTTTCCCGTGGGGCGAGGGCAACAAGAGCCTGTTCCACAACCCACACACCAACGCGCTGCCGGACGGTTACGAGCACTAG
- the LOC125761388 gene encoding small ubiquitin-related modifier 2-like gives MADEKKSSETEHINLKVLGQDNAVVQFKIKKHTPLRKLMNAYCDRAGLSMQVVRFRFDGQPINENDTPTTLEMEEGDTIEVYQQQTGGTA, from the exons ATGGCTGACGAAAAGAAG AGTTCCGAAACTGAGCATATCAACCTGAAGGTCCTGGGACAGGACAATGCGGTGGTTCAATTCAAGATCAAGAAGCACACACCACTCCGCAAATTGATGAACGCTTATTGCGATCGTGCG GGTCTGTCGATGCAAGTGGTGCGCTTCCGATTCGACGGGCAACCAATCAACGAAAACGATACACCGACAACCCTCGAGATGGAGGAAGGTGACACAATTGAAGTCTACCAGCAACAGACCGGCGGTACCGCTTAA
- the LOC125761234 gene encoding glutathione hydrolase 1 proenzyme-like isoform X1, with amino-acid sequence MFVLMNLMLTIAPLNLFFTSRTLVVYFHVPLVAVLLYWFRPYLYEAGIGLQQTAPHHGTSDALVPPDPGHTDLSVKLSYTTLHMYETAAICSDSDICSNIGRDLLKRNGSAVDATIGTMFCAGLTNLQSMGLGGGFVMNIYRREERRAYTLDAREIAAGKATEDMHLHDPSTTNEGPLSVAVPGELKGYWEAHQRFGQLAWSEVLRPTQELCRAGIPISKHMQDSLSFNSKALTDERIRDLFTDPATGRRKLQGDYIRPTKLCDTLDRIALEGGNTLYQGTLADDFAADLHDMGSIITMDDLRSYSVRWNESIPIDLDGDTMYVVPPPASGVLLAFIMNILKGYHFQPDDARSIEHAIRTVHRIVEAFKFAYGKRTEIGDPRFVDVAELTSNLTSVEYAEAIRNRIEDALTRSEPADYDGFFFTPNNDGTAHVSVLAPSGDAVSVTSSVNFYFGAGLMGQRTGIIVNSGMDDFSSPGLRNYFGLPGSKANFIRPHKRALSSMSPTIVTDPEHNVKLVIGAAGGTKITTAVALTIMRVLWFGYDIKEAIDAPRFHHQLIPMAVQYEYGNLDLIVKGWRGKGHQTTRYRERGSIICAIAQNASGVYANADYRKGGDVAGF; translated from the exons ATGTTTGTTCTTATGAACCTGATGTTAACCATTGCGCCTTTAAACCTTTTCTTCACCAGCCGTACACTAGTAGTATACTTCCATGTACCGCTCGTAGCGGTTCTGCTGTACTGGTTCCGGCCGTATCTGTACGAAGCTGGCATCGGTTTGCAACAAACTGCACCACATCATGGAACGTCCGACGCACTTGTACCGCCGGATCCGGGCCACACCGATCTGTCGGTAAAGCTGTCCTACACCACACTGCACATGTATGAAACGGCGGCCATCTGCTCAGATTCGGACATTTGCAGTAACATTGGTCG agATCTGTTAAAACGGAATGGTTCGGCAGTTGATGCCACCATCGGTACCATGTTCTGTGCCGGGCTTACCAACTTGCAATCGATGGGCTTGGGCGGTGGGTTCGTGATGAACATTTACCGGCGCGAGGAACGTCGTGCCTACACGCTTGATGCGCGGGAAATTGCAGCCGGCAAGGCAACGGAAGATATGCATCTGCACGATCCAAGCACCACAAACGAAGGTCCACTGTCGGTGGCTGTGCCTGGTGAGCTGAAAGGTTACTGGGAGGCCCATCAACGTTTCGGACAACTTGCCTGGAGCGAAGTGTTACGTCCAACGCAAGAGCTCTGCCGCGCCGGTATTCCAATCTCCAAGCACATGCAAGATTCACTATCTTTCAACTCCAAAGCGCTTACCGACGAGCGGATCAG AGACCTTTTTACAGACCCAGCAACTGGTCGTCGAAAGCTGCAGGGAGACTACATACGGCCAACGAAACTGTGTGACACACTCGATAGAATCGCGTTGGAGGGCGGCAACACACTGTATCAGGGCACGCTAGCGGACGACTTTGCTGCGGATCTTCACGATATGGGCAGCATCATAACTATGGATGATTTGCGGAGCTACAG TGTCCGCTGGAATGAGTCCATTCCGATCGATCTGGACGGGGACACAATGTACGTGGTGCCACCACCGGCAAGTGGTGTCCTGCTGGCATTCATCATGAACATCCTCAAAGGTTATCACTTCCAGCCGGACGATGCACGCAGCATCGAACATGCCATACGTACGGTTCATCGTATCGTGGAGGCATTCAAGTTTGCGTACGGCAAACGAACAGAAATCGGTGACCCACGATTCGTCGATGTGGCTGAG CTTACGTCTAATCTCACCTCAGTGGAGTACGCAGAAGCTATCAGGAACCGTATAGAAGACGCACTAACACGGTCCGAACCGGCAGACTACGATGGTTTCTTCTTCACACCGAACAATGATGGTACCGCACATGTATCAGTGCTAG CACCTTCTGGAGATGCAGTATCCGTGACGAGTTCAGTGAACTTTTA CTTTGGAGCGGGCTTGATGGGGCAGCGTACCGGCATCATTGTAAACAGCGGTATGGACGACTTTTCGTCGCCTGGTTTGCGTAATTACTTCGGACTTCCCGGCTCAAAAGCGAACTTCATACGGCCCCACAAGCGAGCACTTTCATCCATGTCACCTACGATCGTAACGGATCCGGAACATAACGTTAAGCTGGTGATTGGAGCTGCCGGTGGAACCAAAATCACCACTGCCGTTGCACTG ACGATAATGCGTGTGCTATGGTTTGGGTATGATATCAAGGAAGCGATCGATGCGCCGAGGTTTCATCATCAGCTAATACCAATGGCAGTACAATACGAGTACGGCAATCTGGAT CTGATTGTTAAAGGATGGCGAGGTAAAGGACATCAAACGACGCGTTACCGAGAGCGTGGTTCTATCATTTGTGCAATCGCCCAGAATGCATCCGGGGTATATGCCAACGCTGACTACCGGAAGGGTGGTGACGTGGCAGGATTCTAA
- the LOC125761234 gene encoding glutathione hydrolase 1 proenzyme-like isoform X2, whose translation MPNLRLDNQCRTLVVYFHVPLVAVLLYWFRPYLYEAGIGLQQTAPHHGTSDALVPPDPGHTDLSVKLSYTTLHMYETAAICSDSDICSNIGRDLLKRNGSAVDATIGTMFCAGLTNLQSMGLGGGFVMNIYRREERRAYTLDAREIAAGKATEDMHLHDPSTTNEGPLSVAVPGELKGYWEAHQRFGQLAWSEVLRPTQELCRAGIPISKHMQDSLSFNSKALTDERIRDLFTDPATGRRKLQGDYIRPTKLCDTLDRIALEGGNTLYQGTLADDFAADLHDMGSIITMDDLRSYSVRWNESIPIDLDGDTMYVVPPPASGVLLAFIMNILKGYHFQPDDARSIEHAIRTVHRIVEAFKFAYGKRTEIGDPRFVDVAELTSNLTSVEYAEAIRNRIEDALTRSEPADYDGFFFTPNNDGTAHVSVLAPSGDAVSVTSSVNFYFGAGLMGQRTGIIVNSGMDDFSSPGLRNYFGLPGSKANFIRPHKRALSSMSPTIVTDPEHNVKLVIGAAGGTKITTAVALTIMRVLWFGYDIKEAIDAPRFHHQLIPMAVQYEYGNLDLIVKGWRGKGHQTTRYRERGSIICAIAQNASGVYANADYRKGGDVAGF comes from the exons ATGCCAAATCTTCGCTTGGACAATCAATG CCGTACACTAGTAGTATACTTCCATGTACCGCTCGTAGCGGTTCTGCTGTACTGGTTCCGGCCGTATCTGTACGAAGCTGGCATCGGTTTGCAACAAACTGCACCACATCATGGAACGTCCGACGCACTTGTACCGCCGGATCCGGGCCACACCGATCTGTCGGTAAAGCTGTCCTACACCACACTGCACATGTATGAAACGGCGGCCATCTGCTCAGATTCGGACATTTGCAGTAACATTGGTCG agATCTGTTAAAACGGAATGGTTCGGCAGTTGATGCCACCATCGGTACCATGTTCTGTGCCGGGCTTACCAACTTGCAATCGATGGGCTTGGGCGGTGGGTTCGTGATGAACATTTACCGGCGCGAGGAACGTCGTGCCTACACGCTTGATGCGCGGGAAATTGCAGCCGGCAAGGCAACGGAAGATATGCATCTGCACGATCCAAGCACCACAAACGAAGGTCCACTGTCGGTGGCTGTGCCTGGTGAGCTGAAAGGTTACTGGGAGGCCCATCAACGTTTCGGACAACTTGCCTGGAGCGAAGTGTTACGTCCAACGCAAGAGCTCTGCCGCGCCGGTATTCCAATCTCCAAGCACATGCAAGATTCACTATCTTTCAACTCCAAAGCGCTTACCGACGAGCGGATCAG AGACCTTTTTACAGACCCAGCAACTGGTCGTCGAAAGCTGCAGGGAGACTACATACGGCCAACGAAACTGTGTGACACACTCGATAGAATCGCGTTGGAGGGCGGCAACACACTGTATCAGGGCACGCTAGCGGACGACTTTGCTGCGGATCTTCACGATATGGGCAGCATCATAACTATGGATGATTTGCGGAGCTACAG TGTCCGCTGGAATGAGTCCATTCCGATCGATCTGGACGGGGACACAATGTACGTGGTGCCACCACCGGCAAGTGGTGTCCTGCTGGCATTCATCATGAACATCCTCAAAGGTTATCACTTCCAGCCGGACGATGCACGCAGCATCGAACATGCCATACGTACGGTTCATCGTATCGTGGAGGCATTCAAGTTTGCGTACGGCAAACGAACAGAAATCGGTGACCCACGATTCGTCGATGTGGCTGAG CTTACGTCTAATCTCACCTCAGTGGAGTACGCAGAAGCTATCAGGAACCGTATAGAAGACGCACTAACACGGTCCGAACCGGCAGACTACGATGGTTTCTTCTTCACACCGAACAATGATGGTACCGCACATGTATCAGTGCTAG CACCTTCTGGAGATGCAGTATCCGTGACGAGTTCAGTGAACTTTTA CTTTGGAGCGGGCTTGATGGGGCAGCGTACCGGCATCATTGTAAACAGCGGTATGGACGACTTTTCGTCGCCTGGTTTGCGTAATTACTTCGGACTTCCCGGCTCAAAAGCGAACTTCATACGGCCCCACAAGCGAGCACTTTCATCCATGTCACCTACGATCGTAACGGATCCGGAACATAACGTTAAGCTGGTGATTGGAGCTGCCGGTGGAACCAAAATCACCACTGCCGTTGCACTG ACGATAATGCGTGTGCTATGGTTTGGGTATGATATCAAGGAAGCGATCGATGCGCCGAGGTTTCATCATCAGCTAATACCAATGGCAGTACAATACGAGTACGGCAATCTGGAT CTGATTGTTAAAGGATGGCGAGGTAAAGGACATCAAACGACGCGTTACCGAGAGCGTGGTTCTATCATTTGTGCAATCGCCCAGAATGCATCCGGGGTATATGCCAACGCTGACTACCGGAAGGGTGGTGACGTGGCAGGATTCTAA